From a region of the Streptomyces sp. NBC_01454 genome:
- a CDS encoding response regulator transcription factor produces MRADGSPVRVLVVDDESSLADLLSLALRYEGWDIRAEGDGAGALRCARSWRPDAVLLDVMLPDMNGLTVLGRLRRELPDVPVLFLTAKDAVEDRIAGLTAGGDDYVTKPFSLEEVVARLRGLLRRAGATAARSESRLTVGDLVLDEDSHEVWRDGQEIHLTATEFELLRYLMRNPRRVLSKTQILDRVWSYDFGGQANVVELYISYLRRKIDVGRAPMIHTRRGAGYLIKPGG; encoded by the coding sequence TTGCGGGCCGACGGCAGTCCCGTGCGGGTCCTGGTCGTGGACGACGAGTCCTCGCTCGCCGACCTGCTGTCGCTCGCGCTGCGCTACGAGGGCTGGGACATCCGCGCGGAGGGGGACGGCGCCGGCGCGCTGCGCTGCGCCCGTAGTTGGCGGCCGGACGCGGTCCTGCTCGATGTGATGCTGCCGGACATGAACGGGCTGACGGTGCTCGGCCGGCTGCGGCGGGAACTGCCGGACGTCCCGGTGCTGTTCCTGACCGCCAAGGACGCGGTAGAGGACCGGATCGCCGGGCTGACGGCGGGCGGCGACGACTATGTCACCAAGCCGTTCAGCCTGGAAGAGGTCGTGGCCCGGCTGCGCGGACTGCTGCGCAGGGCCGGCGCGACCGCCGCGCGGAGCGAGTCGCGGCTGACGGTGGGCGATCTGGTGCTCGACGAGGACAGCCATGAGGTGTGGCGGGACGGCCAGGAGATCCATCTGACGGCCACCGAGTTCGAGCTGCTGCGCTATCTGATGCGCAATCCGCGGCGGGTGCTGAGCAAGACGCAGATCCTCGACCGGGTCTGGAGCTATGACTTCGGCGGCCAGGCCAACGTCGTGGAGCTCTACATCTCGTATCTGCGGCGGAAGATCGACGTGGGGCGGGCGCCGATGATTCACACCCGCCGGGGTGCGGGCTATCTGATCAAGCCCGGTGGGTAG